The following proteins are co-located in the Oryzias melastigma strain HK-1 linkage group LG8, ASM292280v2, whole genome shotgun sequence genome:
- the LOC112146806 gene encoding GTPase IMAP family member 7, with protein MDKRTKGSAKELRLLVVGSSGPSQFQLSNAILGREVFQSDTTSISTSVKNVGELAGRRVAVINGPNIYDKDMSHVKRVLELRRSKCLCIPGPHAFLVAFDLDKISPNDMKTTTHLKKRFGKSCLKNCMVLLAYEGNLDGVALDNKVRKTDWHLRELVEKYGGRFHIYRKNWQDRSQDRELLRKIELMVVSSGGGHYSNRTFQKAEESVKKEEKRLRKKRAMEIEKTWSKMEKQYIAEEMCIQKDTYMANVSAEIQAKAELDNEWLRTSLARGLGTGMLVGAVMGALFGSIEGPGGMVLYGIIGGAVGGSAGGTAQVAIKRMENRVAPPVRLNFNSIFINRFFASSRA; from the exons ATGGATAAAAGAACCAAGG GATCTGCTAAAGAGTTGAGGCTGTTGGTGGTTGGAAGCAGCGGACCCTCTCAGTTCCAGCTAAGTAACGCCATCCTCGGCAGGGAAGTGTTTCAAAGTGACACGACCAGCATTTCAACAAGTGTGAAAAATGTGGGGGAGCTGGCTGGCAGACGAGTGGCTGTCATCAATGGACCAAACATCTATGATAAGGACATGTCTCATGTAAAGAGAGTGTTGGAGCTGAGGAGATCCAAGTGCTTGTGCATACCCGGTCCTCATGCCTTCCTTGTGGCCTTTGATTTGGATAAAATCTCCCCCAATGACATGAAGACCACCACACATTTGAAGAAGCGCTTTGGGAAAAGCTGCTTGAAGAACTGCATGGTTCTGTTGGCCTATGAAGGGAATCTGGATGGGGTCGCTTTGGACAACAAGGTGCGGAAGACTGACTGGCATCTACGGGAGCTCGTCGAGAAGTACGGAGGACGATTTCACATTTACAGGAAGAACTGGCAGGACAGAAGCCAGGACAGAGAGCTGCTGCGCAAGATTGAGCTGATGGTGGTGTCATCAGGTGGGGGGCACTACTCCAACAGAACGTTCCAGAAGGCGGAGGAAAGCGtgaagaaggaggagaagaggtTACGAAAGAAGAGGGCCATGGAAATAGAAAAGACGTGGAGTAAGATGGAGAAGCAGTACATAGCAGAGGAAATGTGCATCCAGAAGGACACGTACATGGCCAACGTCAGCGCCGAGATCCAAGCCAAAGCAGAGCTGGACAATGAGTGGCTCAGAACTTCCCTCGCCAGGGGCCTGGGGACCGGTATGCTGGTTGGGGCCGTGATGGGGGCACTTTTTGGATCTATTGAGGGTCCAGGAGGGATGGTGCTTTATGGCATCATAGGTGGGGCTGTGGGTGGATCTGCAGGAGGAACCGCTCAGGTGGCAATAAAGCGAATGGAGAACAGAGTGGCTCCACCTGTCAGACTCAACTTCAACTCAATCTTCATCAATCGCTTCTTTGCATCTTCTCGTGCATGA
- the rsad1 gene encoding radical S-adenosyl methionine domain-containing protein 1, mitochondrial: MIRSTCFPVLFRVLRRFFSEVRTDVRECASKPDLTQEASLYVHWPYCLRRCSYCNFNKYIPKENKDNIMTECLQRETETLLQLSQVSCITSVFFGGGTPSLADPSTISAVLETVSKQASLSDQAEVTLEVNPTPAGKMKLEEFHLAGANRFSIGVQSLRDKDLRSLGRDHSSHEALQTIEEARRLCPGRVSVDVMFGLPKQTAESWEKQLSELLTVCDDHVSLYQLTLERGTQLFKQVQSGGVSMPAEEVTAEMYQHARETLHQHGFVQYEVSNFARNNSESRHNLSYWRGKQYIGVGPGAHGRFVPLGEGVVAREARTQTLEPDVWIREVQQMGHGTRRRIQLGRLDLLEEVLVMGMRMTDGISHKHWELFCPQMNLHEVFGESMRVQELLLGGQLILDDRGLRCSWNGLGLLDSILPTLLAELQGHRCRQLKKYPDLQWRL; the protein is encoded by the exons ATGATCAGAAGTACGTGTTTTCCGGTCCTCTTTCGCGTCCTCCGCCGCTTCTTCAGTGAAGTCCGGACAGATGTTCGTGAATGTGCCTCTAAACCTGACCTCACACAGGAGGCCTCTCTATACGTTCAT TGGCCTTATTGTCTCAGAAGATGCTCCTACTGTAATTTTAATAAGTATATTCCCAAAGAAAACAAGGACAACATCATGACTGAGTGTCTTCAGAGGGAAACTGAGACGCTGCTGCAGCTCAGTCAAGTTTCCTG CATCACCTCAGTGTTTTTTGGCGGTGGAACTCCAAGCCTGGCTGATCCGTCCACCATATCTGCAGTCCTCGAGACGGTTTCCAAGCAGGCGAGCCTCTCGGATCAGGCTGAAGTTACACTTGAGGTCAACCCGACTCCTGCAGGGAAGATGAAGTTAGAAGAGTTTCACCTGGCAGGGGCGAACCGTTTTTCCATTGGGGTGCAG tctttACGAGACAAGGACTTGAGAAGTCTGGGAAGAGACCACAGTTCACATGAAGCTTTGCAAACTATAGAAGAGGCCAGGAGGCTGTGTCCTGGTAGGGTGTCAGTGGACGTTATGTTCGGACTACCCAAACAGACCGCTGAATCCTGGGAAAAACAGCTGTCGGAGCTCCTTACTGTGTGCGATGACCACGTGTCTCTGTATCAACTGACCCTTGAGAGGGGCACACAGCTTTTTAAACAAGTGCAAAGTGGAGGAGTGAGCATGCCTGCAGAGGAAGTGACCGCAGAGATGTACCAACACGCCAGAGAGACTCTTCACCAGCACGGCTTTGTTCAGTATGAGGTGTCCAATTTTGCCAGAAAT AACTCGGAGAGCCGCCACAACTTGAGCTACTGGAGAGGAAAGCAGTACATTGGCGTCGGTCCAG GAGCTCACGGGCGGTTCGTTCCTCTCGGGGAGGGGGTGGTTGCCCGCGAGGCCCGCACTCAGACTCTGGAGCCTGACGTCTGGATCCGTGAAGTCCAGCAGATGGGACACGGCACACGGAGGCGGATCCAGCTGGGCCGTCTTGACCT GTTGGAGGAGGTGTTAGTGATGGGAATGAGAATGACTGACGGCATTAGTCACAAG cACTGGGAGTTGTTTTGCCCTCAAATGAACCTTCATGAAGTTTTTGGGGAATCTATGCGAGtccaggagctgctgctgggcGGACAGCTCATTCTGGATGACAG GGGTCTGCGCTGCTCGTGGAATGGACTGGGATTACTGGACAGTATTCTTCCAACTCTCCTGGCAGAGCTGCAAGGACACAGATGCCGACAGTTAAAGAAGTACCCAGACCTCCAATGGAGGTTATag
- the rasd2 gene encoding GTP-binding protein Rhes → MNANEKFQLAVDGILGVFHSCGDLLQARVAHPALQSAALCTPMLQHPTKTSIIKSVKGCWRPQDKKMVKRRSSSSRGNIQSAGDISVDLSGLISHRNCHRIVVLGAPRVGKSNIIRRFLGEEFEEGYKPTAEDFYRKLFFIGGEGYQVDLLDAASERDFPAKRRLSILTGDIFLLIFSLDDRDSLTEIHELLTEIRAAKAKLLKSHHPRMVPVVVCGNKADQDARRAVTRSDVTDLLGEDVPFFEASAKTGAGLQGVFRALAGLGGLPDETSPSRHQIVSIPTYQSLCVDQRGRRRRRRHSREPAAPCAAVDPLARRPSFTSDLKLVLGSSTKQKKPEKCQIQ, encoded by the exons ATGAACGCGAATGAGAAGTTTCAGCTCGCGGTTGATGGCATCCTGGGAGTGTTCCACTCCTGCGGCGACCTCCTCCAGGCGCGCGTTGCGCACCCGGCGCTCCAGAGCGCAGCTCTCTGCACCCCGATGCTGCAGCACCCCACCAAAACCAGCATCATCAAGTCCGTTAAAGGGTGCTGGAGACCACAGGATAAGAAGATGGTGAAGCGCAGGTCTTCAAGCTCCAGGGGAAACATCCAGTCTGCTGGTGACATCTCTGTGGATTTATCGGGTCTGATCAGTCACAGGAACTGTCACAGAATAGTTGTCCTTGGGGCGCCTAGAGTGGGAAAAAGTAATATTATTCGTCGGTTCTTGGGTGAGGAGTTTGAGGAGGGCTACAAACCAACGGCAGAGGACTTCTACAGGAAGCTGTTCTTCATCGGAGGAGAGGGGTACCAAGTGGATCTTCTGGATGCTGCGAGTGAGAGAGACTTCCCAGCAAAGCGGAGATTATCTATTCTGACAG GTGACattttcctcctcatcttcagtTTGGATGACAGAGACTCTTTAACTGAAATCCACGAGCTGCTCACAGAAATCAGAGCTGCAAAAGCCAAATTACTCAAATCCCACCATCCCAGGATGGTACCGGTTGTGGTGTGCGGGAACAAAGCGGACCAGGACGCACGGAGAGCCGTCACGCGCTCGGATGTGACGGACCTCCTTGGAGAGGACGTCCCATTCTTTGAAGCGTCAGCCAAAACCGGCGCCGGGCTGCAGGGAGTCTTCCGAGCTCTGGCCGGACTTGGCGGACTCCCCGACGAGACCAGCCCGTCGCGGCATCAGATCGTATCCATCCCCACCTACCAGTCGCTGTGCGTCGACCAGagaggcaggaggaggaggaggaggcactCGCGGGAGCCGGCTGCGCCCTGCGCCGCAGTGGACCCGCTGGCGCGCCGCCCGAGCTTCACCAGCGACCTGAAACTGGTGCTTGGATCAAGCACCAAGCAGAAAAAACCCGAGAAGTGTCAGATTCAATGA
- the epn3a gene encoding epsin-1 isoform X3, protein MQTSSIRRQMKNMVNNYTDAEKKVREATSNDPWGPSVPLMTEISDLTFNVVAFTDVMGIIWKRLNDHGKNWRHVHKALTLLEHLVKTGSERVVKACKDNIHTIQTLKDFQYIDRDGHDQGATVREKAKRLVSLLKDEEKLKKERSHSLKAKSRLAGLSCPLDAPLPSPTFNSDLPPSYPSLPSRLPPDLEQALPTSTVEEERQLQLAIALSQQDSKKLPEEPRQSVQRPPASQPVQRAPQVSPDLDEDTQLQLAMSLSKEEHQQEQLSRREDELRLQKALEESKRDLESKGGSAFMDLVDVFGQPADPPPSDYKWKNTSQAGASARGGVLWDALDGPSDPRPDSPWMAPPPSYSPPPPWEPPSKPWETPQSSVSKPSISSKSWDMPANPASPLDAKVRKGSVKEHRPRSASPSDGDLFDKAMDGGDFGVNDRGEGSPELFDLSRLGESLGDPAPRKCHTPEQFLGPSAAPLVDLDNLIPPNSTAMLSNPFLPAPANNPFQAEPPKLSLNQMGIGSTPAAPTAPSLSYSASLPLPLSDQGPLMPSSFTHPTQASPFMPRTLPEPLLPFSSPNPQGPQAAQSTQNPFLD, encoded by the exons ATGCAGACCTCATCGATCCGCCGCCAAATGAAAAACATGGTCAACAACTACACGGACGCTGAGAAAAAGGTCCGAGAGGCCACTTCCAATGACCCCTGGGGACCATCCGTCCCTCTCATGACGGAAATCTCAGACCTGACCTTCAACGTGGTGGCCTTCACCGACGTCATGGGAATAATCTGGAAGAGGCTCAACGATCACGGCAAAAACTGGCGCCACGTCCACAAGGCCCTGACGCTGCTGGAGCATTTGGTGAAAACAGGCTCTGAGCGTGTGGTCAAAGCCTGCAAAGACAACATACACACCATTCAGACACTGAAGGACTTCCAGTACATAGATCGAGACGGACACGACCAGGGCGCCACTGTCAGGGAGAAGGCGAAGCGGTTGGTGTCTCTGCTGAAGGATGAAgagaagctgaagaaggagcGATCTCATTCTTTGAAGGCCAAGTCGCGCTTGGCGGGGCTGTCCTGCCCCTTGGATGCCCCCCTGCCCAGCCCAACTTTTAATTCCGATTTGCCACCATCCTACCCAT CCCTCCCGTCTCGTCTGCCCCCAGACCTGGAACAAGCTCTTCCAACAAGCACTGTGGAAGAGGAGCGGCAGCTGCAGCTGGCCATCGCTTTGAGCCAGCAAGACAGTAAAAAG ttGCCTGAAGAACCAAGACAG TCGGTGCAACGTCCACCAGCCTCTCAGCCAGTCCAACGTGCACCCCAAGTCTCCCCAGACCTGGATGAGGACACCCAGCTCCAATTAGCCATGAGCCTGAGCAAGGAGGAACACCAGCAG GAGCAGCTCAGCCGCCGAGAAGATGAGCTGAGGCTCCAGAAGGCTTTGGAGGAGAGCAAGCGTGACCTGGAATCAAAAGGGGGG TCGGCCTTCATGGACCTGGTAGATGTTTTTGGGCAGCCGGCAGATCCTCCTCCCAGTGACTACAAGTGGAAGAACACTTCACAAGCAGGTGCCAGCGCAAGGGGAGGAGTCCTCTGGGACGCTCTAG ATGGCCCCAGCGACCCTCGACCAGACTCTCCATGGATGGCACCACCACCTTCCTACAGCCCTCCACCGCCATGGGAGCCTCCATCCAAACCATGGGAAACACCACAGAGCAGTGTCTCTAAACCGAGCATCTCAAGCAAAAGTTGGGATATGCCTGCAAATCCTGCCT CCCCACTTGATGCAAAAGTACGAAAGGGATCAGTGAAGGAGCATCGTCCTCGAAGTGCAAGCCCCTCAG ACGGCGATTTATTCGATAAAGCAATGGATGGCGGTGACTTCGGTGTAAACGATCGAGGGGAAGGAAGCCCGGAGCTTTTTGATTTGTCTCGTCTTGGAGAAAGCCTGGGTGACCCCGCCCCTCGCAAATGCCACACACCCGAGCAATTCCTGGGCCCCTCTGCAGCCCCCTTGGTAGACCTGGACAATCTGATTCCACCAAACTCCACGGCTATGCTCAGTAACCCCTTTTTGCCAG ctCCAGCCAACAATCCATTCCAAGCCGAACCGCCAAAGCTGTCTCTGAATCAGATGGGGATTGGTTCCACGCCAGCAGCCCCCACTGCCCCATCTCTTTCATACAGCGCCTCCCTGCCTCTGCCTTTAAGCGATCAAGGTCCGCTCATGCCTTCATCGTTCACTCACCCAACCCAAGCCAGTCCGTTTATGCCAAGGACCCTCCCTGAACCCCTGTTGCCCTTCTCCTCACCCAATCCTCAGGGACCTCAAGCTGCACAGAGCACTCAGAACCCTTTCTTGGATTAA
- the epn3a gene encoding epsin-1 isoform X4, producing the protein MQTSSIRRQMKNMVNNYTDAEKKVREATSNDPWGPSVPLMTEISDLTFNVVAFTDVMGIIWKRLNDHGKNWRHVHKALTLLEHLVKTGSERVVKACKDNIHTIQTLKDFQYIDRDGHDQGATVREKAKRLVSLLKDEEKLKKERSHSLKAKSRLAGLSCPLDAPLPSPTFNSDLPPSYPSLPSRLPPDLEQALPTSTVEEERQLQLAIALSQQDSKKSVQRPPASQPVQRAPQVSPDLDEDTQLQLAMSLSKEEHQQEQLSRREDELRLQKALEESKRDLESKGGSAFMDLVDVFGQPADPPPSDYKWKNTSQAGASARGGVLWDALDGPSDPRPDSPWMAPPPSYSPPPPWEPPSKPWETPQSSVSKPSISSKSWDMPANPASPLDAKVRKGSVKEHRPRSASPSDGDLFDKAMDGGDFGVNDRGEGSPELFDLSRLGESLGDPAPRKCHTPEQFLGPSAAPLVDLDNLIPPNSTAMLSNPFLPAPANNPFQAEPPKLSLNQMGIGSTPAAPTAPSLSYSASLPLPLSDQGPLMPSSFTHPTQASPFMPRTLPEPLLPFSSPNPQGPQAAQSTQNPFLD; encoded by the exons ATGCAGACCTCATCGATCCGCCGCCAAATGAAAAACATGGTCAACAACTACACGGACGCTGAGAAAAAGGTCCGAGAGGCCACTTCCAATGACCCCTGGGGACCATCCGTCCCTCTCATGACGGAAATCTCAGACCTGACCTTCAACGTGGTGGCCTTCACCGACGTCATGGGAATAATCTGGAAGAGGCTCAACGATCACGGCAAAAACTGGCGCCACGTCCACAAGGCCCTGACGCTGCTGGAGCATTTGGTGAAAACAGGCTCTGAGCGTGTGGTCAAAGCCTGCAAAGACAACATACACACCATTCAGACACTGAAGGACTTCCAGTACATAGATCGAGACGGACACGACCAGGGCGCCACTGTCAGGGAGAAGGCGAAGCGGTTGGTGTCTCTGCTGAAGGATGAAgagaagctgaagaaggagcGATCTCATTCTTTGAAGGCCAAGTCGCGCTTGGCGGGGCTGTCCTGCCCCTTGGATGCCCCCCTGCCCAGCCCAACTTTTAATTCCGATTTGCCACCATCCTACCCAT CCCTCCCGTCTCGTCTGCCCCCAGACCTGGAACAAGCTCTTCCAACAAGCACTGTGGAAGAGGAGCGGCAGCTGCAGCTGGCCATCGCTTTGAGCCAGCAAGACAGTAAAAAG TCGGTGCAACGTCCACCAGCCTCTCAGCCAGTCCAACGTGCACCCCAAGTCTCCCCAGACCTGGATGAGGACACCCAGCTCCAATTAGCCATGAGCCTGAGCAAGGAGGAACACCAGCAG GAGCAGCTCAGCCGCCGAGAAGATGAGCTGAGGCTCCAGAAGGCTTTGGAGGAGAGCAAGCGTGACCTGGAATCAAAAGGGGGG TCGGCCTTCATGGACCTGGTAGATGTTTTTGGGCAGCCGGCAGATCCTCCTCCCAGTGACTACAAGTGGAAGAACACTTCACAAGCAGGTGCCAGCGCAAGGGGAGGAGTCCTCTGGGACGCTCTAG ATGGCCCCAGCGACCCTCGACCAGACTCTCCATGGATGGCACCACCACCTTCCTACAGCCCTCCACCGCCATGGGAGCCTCCATCCAAACCATGGGAAACACCACAGAGCAGTGTCTCTAAACCGAGCATCTCAAGCAAAAGTTGGGATATGCCTGCAAATCCTGCCT CCCCACTTGATGCAAAAGTACGAAAGGGATCAGTGAAGGAGCATCGTCCTCGAAGTGCAAGCCCCTCAG ACGGCGATTTATTCGATAAAGCAATGGATGGCGGTGACTTCGGTGTAAACGATCGAGGGGAAGGAAGCCCGGAGCTTTTTGATTTGTCTCGTCTTGGAGAAAGCCTGGGTGACCCCGCCCCTCGCAAATGCCACACACCCGAGCAATTCCTGGGCCCCTCTGCAGCCCCCTTGGTAGACCTGGACAATCTGATTCCACCAAACTCCACGGCTATGCTCAGTAACCCCTTTTTGCCAG ctCCAGCCAACAATCCATTCCAAGCCGAACCGCCAAAGCTGTCTCTGAATCAGATGGGGATTGGTTCCACGCCAGCAGCCCCCACTGCCCCATCTCTTTCATACAGCGCCTCCCTGCCTCTGCCTTTAAGCGATCAAGGTCCGCTCATGCCTTCATCGTTCACTCACCCAACCCAAGCCAGTCCGTTTATGCCAAGGACCCTCCCTGAACCCCTGTTGCCCTTCTCCTCACCCAATCCTCAGGGACCTCAAGCTGCACAGAGCACTCAGAACCCTTTCTTGGATTAA
- the epn3a gene encoding epsin-3 isoform X1 produces MQTSSIRRQMKNMVNNYTDAEKKVREATSNDPWGPSVPLMTEISDLTFNVVAFTDVMGIIWKRLNDHGKNWRHVHKALTLLEHLVKTGSERVVKACKDNIHTIQTLKDFQYIDRDGHDQGATVREKAKRLVSLLKDEEKLKKERSHSLKAKSRLAGLSCPLDAPLPSPTFNSDLPPSYPSLPSRLPPDLEQALPTSTVEEERQLQLAIALSQQDSKKLPEEPRQHPPAVQMDEQTQLEMALTLSQKDANKSVQRPPASQPVQRAPQVSPDLDEDTQLQLAMSLSKEEHQQEQLSRREDELRLQKALEESKRDLESKGGSAFMDLVDVFGQPADPPPSDYKWKNTSQAGASARGGVLWDALDGPSDPRPDSPWMAPPPSYSPPPPWEPPSKPWETPQSSVSKPSISSKSWDMPANPASPLDAKVRKGSVKEHRPRSASPSDGDLFDKAMDGGDFGVNDRGEGSPELFDLSRLGESLGDPAPRKCHTPEQFLGPSAAPLVDLDNLIPPNSTAMLSNPFLPAPANNPFQAEPPKLSLNQMGIGSTPAAPTAPSLSYSASLPLPLSDQGPLMPSSFTHPTQASPFMPRTLPEPLLPFSSPNPQGPQAAQSTQNPFLD; encoded by the exons ATGCAGACCTCATCGATCCGCCGCCAAATGAAAAACATGGTCAACAACTACACGGACGCTGAGAAAAAGGTCCGAGAGGCCACTTCCAATGACCCCTGGGGACCATCCGTCCCTCTCATGACGGAAATCTCAGACCTGACCTTCAACGTGGTGGCCTTCACCGACGTCATGGGAATAATCTGGAAGAGGCTCAACGATCACGGCAAAAACTGGCGCCACGTCCACAAGGCCCTGACGCTGCTGGAGCATTTGGTGAAAACAGGCTCTGAGCGTGTGGTCAAAGCCTGCAAAGACAACATACACACCATTCAGACACTGAAGGACTTCCAGTACATAGATCGAGACGGACACGACCAGGGCGCCACTGTCAGGGAGAAGGCGAAGCGGTTGGTGTCTCTGCTGAAGGATGAAgagaagctgaagaaggagcGATCTCATTCTTTGAAGGCCAAGTCGCGCTTGGCGGGGCTGTCCTGCCCCTTGGATGCCCCCCTGCCCAGCCCAACTTTTAATTCCGATTTGCCACCATCCTACCCAT CCCTCCCGTCTCGTCTGCCCCCAGACCTGGAACAAGCTCTTCCAACAAGCACTGTGGAAGAGGAGCGGCAGCTGCAGCTGGCCATCGCTTTGAGCCAGCAAGACAGTAAAAAG ttGCCTGAAGAACCAAGACAG CATCCTCCCGCAGTTCAAATGGATGAACAGACTCAACTTGAGATGGCTTTGACTCTCAGCCAGAAAGATGCCAATAAG TCGGTGCAACGTCCACCAGCCTCTCAGCCAGTCCAACGTGCACCCCAAGTCTCCCCAGACCTGGATGAGGACACCCAGCTCCAATTAGCCATGAGCCTGAGCAAGGAGGAACACCAGCAG GAGCAGCTCAGCCGCCGAGAAGATGAGCTGAGGCTCCAGAAGGCTTTGGAGGAGAGCAAGCGTGACCTGGAATCAAAAGGGGGG TCGGCCTTCATGGACCTGGTAGATGTTTTTGGGCAGCCGGCAGATCCTCCTCCCAGTGACTACAAGTGGAAGAACACTTCACAAGCAGGTGCCAGCGCAAGGGGAGGAGTCCTCTGGGACGCTCTAG ATGGCCCCAGCGACCCTCGACCAGACTCTCCATGGATGGCACCACCACCTTCCTACAGCCCTCCACCGCCATGGGAGCCTCCATCCAAACCATGGGAAACACCACAGAGCAGTGTCTCTAAACCGAGCATCTCAAGCAAAAGTTGGGATATGCCTGCAAATCCTGCCT CCCCACTTGATGCAAAAGTACGAAAGGGATCAGTGAAGGAGCATCGTCCTCGAAGTGCAAGCCCCTCAG ACGGCGATTTATTCGATAAAGCAATGGATGGCGGTGACTTCGGTGTAAACGATCGAGGGGAAGGAAGCCCGGAGCTTTTTGATTTGTCTCGTCTTGGAGAAAGCCTGGGTGACCCCGCCCCTCGCAAATGCCACACACCCGAGCAATTCCTGGGCCCCTCTGCAGCCCCCTTGGTAGACCTGGACAATCTGATTCCACCAAACTCCACGGCTATGCTCAGTAACCCCTTTTTGCCAG ctCCAGCCAACAATCCATTCCAAGCCGAACCGCCAAAGCTGTCTCTGAATCAGATGGGGATTGGTTCCACGCCAGCAGCCCCCACTGCCCCATCTCTTTCATACAGCGCCTCCCTGCCTCTGCCTTTAAGCGATCAAGGTCCGCTCATGCCTTCATCGTTCACTCACCCAACCCAAGCCAGTCCGTTTATGCCAAGGACCCTCCCTGAACCCCTGTTGCCCTTCTCCTCACCCAATCCTCAGGGACCTCAAGCTGCACAGAGCACTCAGAACCCTTTCTTGGATTAA
- the epn3a gene encoding epsin-3 isoform X2 translates to MQTSSIRRQMKNMVNNYTDAEKKVREATSNDPWGPSVPLMTEISDLTFNVVAFTDVMGIIWKRLNDHGKNWRHVHKALTLLEHLVKTGSERVVKACKDNIHTIQTLKDFQYIDRDGHDQGATVREKAKRLVSLLKDEEKLKKERSHSLKAKSRLAGLSCPLDAPLPSPTFNSDLPPSYPSLPSRLPPDLEQALPTSTVEEERQLQLAIALSQQDSKKHPPAVQMDEQTQLEMALTLSQKDANKSVQRPPASQPVQRAPQVSPDLDEDTQLQLAMSLSKEEHQQEQLSRREDELRLQKALEESKRDLESKGGSAFMDLVDVFGQPADPPPSDYKWKNTSQAGASARGGVLWDALDGPSDPRPDSPWMAPPPSYSPPPPWEPPSKPWETPQSSVSKPSISSKSWDMPANPASPLDAKVRKGSVKEHRPRSASPSDGDLFDKAMDGGDFGVNDRGEGSPELFDLSRLGESLGDPAPRKCHTPEQFLGPSAAPLVDLDNLIPPNSTAMLSNPFLPAPANNPFQAEPPKLSLNQMGIGSTPAAPTAPSLSYSASLPLPLSDQGPLMPSSFTHPTQASPFMPRTLPEPLLPFSSPNPQGPQAAQSTQNPFLD, encoded by the exons ATGCAGACCTCATCGATCCGCCGCCAAATGAAAAACATGGTCAACAACTACACGGACGCTGAGAAAAAGGTCCGAGAGGCCACTTCCAATGACCCCTGGGGACCATCCGTCCCTCTCATGACGGAAATCTCAGACCTGACCTTCAACGTGGTGGCCTTCACCGACGTCATGGGAATAATCTGGAAGAGGCTCAACGATCACGGCAAAAACTGGCGCCACGTCCACAAGGCCCTGACGCTGCTGGAGCATTTGGTGAAAACAGGCTCTGAGCGTGTGGTCAAAGCCTGCAAAGACAACATACACACCATTCAGACACTGAAGGACTTCCAGTACATAGATCGAGACGGACACGACCAGGGCGCCACTGTCAGGGAGAAGGCGAAGCGGTTGGTGTCTCTGCTGAAGGATGAAgagaagctgaagaaggagcGATCTCATTCTTTGAAGGCCAAGTCGCGCTTGGCGGGGCTGTCCTGCCCCTTGGATGCCCCCCTGCCCAGCCCAACTTTTAATTCCGATTTGCCACCATCCTACCCAT CCCTCCCGTCTCGTCTGCCCCCAGACCTGGAACAAGCTCTTCCAACAAGCACTGTGGAAGAGGAGCGGCAGCTGCAGCTGGCCATCGCTTTGAGCCAGCAAGACAGTAAAAAG CATCCTCCCGCAGTTCAAATGGATGAACAGACTCAACTTGAGATGGCTTTGACTCTCAGCCAGAAAGATGCCAATAAG TCGGTGCAACGTCCACCAGCCTCTCAGCCAGTCCAACGTGCACCCCAAGTCTCCCCAGACCTGGATGAGGACACCCAGCTCCAATTAGCCATGAGCCTGAGCAAGGAGGAACACCAGCAG GAGCAGCTCAGCCGCCGAGAAGATGAGCTGAGGCTCCAGAAGGCTTTGGAGGAGAGCAAGCGTGACCTGGAATCAAAAGGGGGG TCGGCCTTCATGGACCTGGTAGATGTTTTTGGGCAGCCGGCAGATCCTCCTCCCAGTGACTACAAGTGGAAGAACACTTCACAAGCAGGTGCCAGCGCAAGGGGAGGAGTCCTCTGGGACGCTCTAG ATGGCCCCAGCGACCCTCGACCAGACTCTCCATGGATGGCACCACCACCTTCCTACAGCCCTCCACCGCCATGGGAGCCTCCATCCAAACCATGGGAAACACCACAGAGCAGTGTCTCTAAACCGAGCATCTCAAGCAAAAGTTGGGATATGCCTGCAAATCCTGCCT CCCCACTTGATGCAAAAGTACGAAAGGGATCAGTGAAGGAGCATCGTCCTCGAAGTGCAAGCCCCTCAG ACGGCGATTTATTCGATAAAGCAATGGATGGCGGTGACTTCGGTGTAAACGATCGAGGGGAAGGAAGCCCGGAGCTTTTTGATTTGTCTCGTCTTGGAGAAAGCCTGGGTGACCCCGCCCCTCGCAAATGCCACACACCCGAGCAATTCCTGGGCCCCTCTGCAGCCCCCTTGGTAGACCTGGACAATCTGATTCCACCAAACTCCACGGCTATGCTCAGTAACCCCTTTTTGCCAG ctCCAGCCAACAATCCATTCCAAGCCGAACCGCCAAAGCTGTCTCTGAATCAGATGGGGATTGGTTCCACGCCAGCAGCCCCCACTGCCCCATCTCTTTCATACAGCGCCTCCCTGCCTCTGCCTTTAAGCGATCAAGGTCCGCTCATGCCTTCATCGTTCACTCACCCAACCCAAGCCAGTCCGTTTATGCCAAGGACCCTCCCTGAACCCCTGTTGCCCTTCTCCTCACCCAATCCTCAGGGACCTCAAGCTGCACAGAGCACTCAGAACCCTTTCTTGGATTAA